From the genome of Homo sapiens chromosome 19 genomic patch of type FIX, GRCh38.p14 PATCHES HG2021_PATCH, one region includes:
- the FBL gene encoding rRNA 2'-O-methyltransferase fibrillarin isoform X2 — protein sequence MKPGGGFHSGGNRGRGRGGKRGNQSGKNVMVEPHRHEGVFICRGKEDALVTKNLVPGESVYGEKRVSISEGDDKIEYRAWNPFRSKLAAAILGGVDQIHIKPGAKVLYLGAASGTTVSHVSDIVGPDGLVYAVEFSHRSGRDLINLAKKRTNIIPVIEDARHPHKYRMLIAMVDVIFADVAQPDQTRIVALNAHTFLRNGGHFVISIKANCIDSTASAEAVFASEVKKMQQENMKPQEQLTLEPYERDHAVVVGVYRPPPKVKN from the exons ATGAAGCCAG GTGGAGGCTTCCATTCTGGTGGCAACCGGGGTCGTGGTcggggaggaaaaagaggaaaccaGTCGGGGAAGAATGTGATGGTGGAGCCGCATCGGCATGAGG GTGTCTTCATTTGTCGAGGAAAGGAAGATGCACTGGTCACCAAGAACCTGGTCCCTGGGGAATCAGTTTATGGAGAGAAGAGAGTCTCGATTTCG GAAGGAGATGACAAAATTGAGTACCGAGCCTGGAACCCCTTCCGCTCCAAGCTAGCAGCAGCAATCCTGGGTGGTGTGGACCAGATCCACATCAAACCGGGGGCTAAGGTTCTCTACCTCGGGGCTGCCTCGGGCACCACGGTCTCCCATGTCTCTGACATCGTTGGTCCG gatgGTCTAGTCTATGCAGTCGAGTTCTCCCACCGCTCTGGCCGTGACCTCATTAACTTGGCCAAGAAGAGGACCAACATCATTCCTGTGATCGAGGATGCTCGACACCCACACAAATACCGCATGCTCATCG CAATGGTGGATGTGATCTTTGCTGATGTGGCCCAGCCAGACCAGACCCGGATTGTGGCCCTGAATGCCCACACCTTCCTGCGTAATGGAGGACACTTTGTGATTTCCATTAAG GCCAACTGCATTGACTCCACAGCCTCAGCCGAGGCCGTGTTTGCCTCCGAAGTGAAAAAGATGCAACAGGAGAACATGAAGCCGCAGGAGCAGTTGACCCTTGAGCCATATGAAAGAGACCATGCCGTGGTCGTGGGAGTGTACAG GCCACCCCCCAAGGTGAAGAACTGA
- the FBL gene encoding rRNA 2'-O-methyltransferase fibrillarin isoform X1, translated as MKPGFSPRGGGFGGRGGFGDRGGRGGRGGFGGGRGRGGGFRGRGRGGGGGGGGGGGGGRGGGFHSGGNRGRGRGGKRGNQSGKNVMVEPHRHEGVFICRGKEDALVTKNLVPGESVYGEKRVSISEGDDKIEYRAWNPFRSKLAAAILGGVDQIHIKPGAKVLYLGAASGTTVSHVSDIVGPDGLVYAVEFSHRSGRDLINLAKKRTNIIPVIEDARHPHKYRMLIAMVDVIFADVAQPDQTRIVALNAHTFLRNGGHFVISIKANCIDSTASAEAVFASEVKKMQQENMKPQEQLTLEPYERDHAVVVGVYRPPPKVKN; from the exons ATGAAGCCAG GATTCAGTCCCCGTGGGGGTGGCTTTGGCGGCCGAGGGGGCTTTGGTGACCGTGGTGGTCGTGGAGGCCGAGGGGGCTTTGGCGGGGGCCGAGGTCGAGGCGGAGGCTTTAGAGGTCGTGGacgaggaggaggtggaggcggcggcggcggtggaggaggaggaagag GTGGAGGCTTCCATTCTGGTGGCAACCGGGGTCGTGGTcggggaggaaaaagaggaaaccaGTCGGGGAAGAATGTGATGGTGGAGCCGCATCGGCATGAGG GTGTCTTCATTTGTCGAGGAAAGGAAGATGCACTGGTCACCAAGAACCTGGTCCCTGGGGAATCAGTTTATGGAGAGAAGAGAGTCTCGATTTCG GAAGGAGATGACAAAATTGAGTACCGAGCCTGGAACCCCTTCCGCTCCAAGCTAGCAGCAGCAATCCTGGGTGGTGTGGACCAGATCCACATCAAACCGGGGGCTAAGGTTCTCTACCTCGGGGCTGCCTCGGGCACCACGGTCTCCCATGTCTCTGACATCGTTGGTCCG gatgGTCTAGTCTATGCAGTCGAGTTCTCCCACCGCTCTGGCCGTGACCTCATTAACTTGGCCAAGAAGAGGACCAACATCATTCCTGTGATCGAGGATGCTCGACACCCACACAAATACCGCATGCTCATCG CAATGGTGGATGTGATCTTTGCTGATGTGGCCCAGCCAGACCAGACCCGGATTGTGGCCCTGAATGCCCACACCTTCCTGCGTAATGGAGGACACTTTGTGATTTCCATTAAG GCCAACTGCATTGACTCCACAGCCTCAGCCGAGGCCGTGTTTGCCTCCGAAGTGAAAAAGATGCAACAGGAGAACATGAAGCCGCAGGAGCAGTTGACCCTTGAGCCATATGAAAGAGACCATGCCGTGGTCGTGGGAGTGTACAG GCCACCCCCCAAGGTGAAGAACTGA
- the FBL gene encoding rRNA 2'-O-methyltransferase fibrillarin, with translation MKPGFSPRGGGFGGRGGFGDRGGRGGRGGFGGGRGRGGGFRGRGRGGGGGGGGGGGGGRGGGGFHSGGNRGRGRGGKRGNQSGKNVMVEPHRHEGVFICRGKEDALVTKNLVPGESVYGEKRVSISEGDDKIEYRAWNPFRSKLAAAILGGVDQIHIKPGAKVLYLGAASGTTVSHVSDIVGPDGLVYAVEFSHRSGRDLINLAKKRTNIIPVIEDARHPHKYRMLIAMVDVIFADVAQPDQTRIVALNAHTFLRNGGHFVISIKANCIDSTASAEAVFASEVKKMQQENMKPQEQLTLEPYERDHAVVVGVYRPPPKVKN, from the exons ATGAAGCCAG GATTCAGTCCCCGTGGGGGTGGCTTTGGCGGCCGAGGGGGCTTTGGTGACCGTGGTGGTCGTGGAGGCCGAGGGGGCTTTGGCGGGGGCCGAGGTCGAGGCGGAGGCTTTAGAGGTCGTGGacgaggaggaggtggaggcggcggcggcggtggaggaggaggaagaggtg GTGGAGGCTTCCATTCTGGTGGCAACCGGGGTCGTGGTcggggaggaaaaagaggaaaccaGTCGGGGAAGAATGTGATGGTGGAGCCGCATCGGCATGAGG GTGTCTTCATTTGTCGAGGAAAGGAAGATGCACTGGTCACCAAGAACCTGGTCCCTGGGGAATCAGTTTATGGAGAGAAGAGAGTCTCGATTTCG GAAGGAGATGACAAAATTGAGTACCGAGCCTGGAACCCCTTCCGCTCCAAGCTAGCAGCAGCAATCCTGGGTGGTGTGGACCAGATCCACATCAAACCGGGGGCTAAGGTTCTCTACCTCGGGGCTGCCTCGGGCACCACGGTCTCCCATGTCTCTGACATCGTTGGTCCG gatgGTCTAGTCTATGCAGTCGAGTTCTCCCACCGCTCTGGCCGTGACCTCATTAACTTGGCCAAGAAGAGGACCAACATCATTCCTGTGATCGAGGATGCTCGACACCCACACAAATACCGCATGCTCATCG CAATGGTGGATGTGATCTTTGCTGATGTGGCCCAGCCAGACCAGACCCGGATTGTGGCCCTGAATGCCCACACCTTCCTGCGTAATGGAGGACACTTTGTGATTTCCATTAAG GCCAACTGCATTGACTCCACAGCCTCAGCCGAGGCCGTGTTTGCCTCCGAAGTGAAAAAGATGCAACAGGAGAACATGAAGCCGCAGGAGCAGTTGACCCTTGAGCCATATGAAAGAGACCATGCCGTGGTCGTGGGAGTGTACAG GCCACCCCCCAAGGTGAAGAACTGA